From the genome of Thiomicrorhabdus indica:
CAATTTTCTTACCATCAGGAGACCAACTAGGTGACATAATCGGTTGTGGTGACTTCAGAATAGACTGGGGATTTATTCCATCTGAGTCGGCTATTTCCAAAGTAAAGAAACGTCCATTCGTTTTGCGTTGAACCGTCACATATGCAATACGAGTGTTGAAGGCGCCACGAATCCCCGTTAATTCCTCATAAACCAAATCACTGATCATATGCGCCACTTTGCGAAGATGTCTTTCTGGCACATTTGTCCAGCGATGACCAAATACTTGAACACGTCTTAATACATCCATAAAGCGCATATCAACCTGGTATTTACCATTTGGCAGCTTAGAAACATTACCAAGAATCAAATTATCAACACCTAAAGGACGCCATTCTTCATACACAACTTCTTTCGGTTCAGTTGGATTACTCGGTAAAGCATTTCGATCAGCCGGTTTAAATAGGCCACTTCGTCGTAAATTATCCGCAACAATTTGAGCTATATCTTGTGGAACCACCCCTCGAGCATCCGTACCGAAAGGAATTACAGCAATCGGAGTCGCATTATCAAAACCGTCGGAAATTTCAATCGTCAGAACGGCCTTTGCTTGAAACGATACCAGCAACAACCAAGCAAATACGCTTAACCCAAGAAATTTTCTCATAGCTTTTCCTTAAATTTAGTTGCGTTAATTTCTCGCTTAAAACCTGGTTAGATTAGGGCTTGAATTTAAACGCGATTTCTTTTTCAAAAATTTCATTCACTGGCGCCAACGGCAAAGGCGCAGCTCGCCATACGGCTTGTTCAGCAGCCACCTTAAATTGACGATTAGCATGTTCATTACAGTTTAGAACTTTCACCGACTGAATTTCTCCAGCCATATTCTGAACGATATACAAGTCGCACTCCGCTTTATCAGAAATATTGGCAGGCGTTTTCCAGTGATTTTTTACATCCGACGCAATCGCTGAAACATATTGTTGTTGCATACTTTTTAATTGTTTTTGCCGTTCGGCTTCTCGCTGGCGGGCTGCTTCTTGAGCGAGCTGCTGTTGTAACGCAGCTTCTGCCATATCACGCTCTTTTTGCGCTTTCGCACGGGCCGCTTCTTCGGCAAGTCGTTGACGCTCTTTTTCTTTTTCAGCAAGCTCTTTAGCTAACGCTTGTTTGCGTTTCTCTTCGGCTAAACGTGCCGCCTCTGCCTCTTTGGCTTTTTTCTCTGCCGCTATTCTCTCTTGCTCTGCTTTCTCAGCCGCTTTTTTGGCCGCCAACACCTTTGCCTCTTCTTCTTGGCGTTTCTTTTCTTCTGCGAGTCGTTTTTCTTTGGCTAAACGTTCTTCTTCTTGAGCTTTCTGACGCTGGGCTTCAGCTTTTTTCTTTGCTTCTTCTGCAATTTTGATTGCTTCCGCCGCTTTACGCTTTTCTTCCTCAGCTTGTTTTTTGGCCTCAGCAATGCGTTTCGCTTCTTGTTCAGCTTGACGTTTCTTTTCTTCTGCCAAACGTTTTTGTTTTTCCGCTTCCTTCTTTTCTAATGCTTGCTGTTTCTTAAGCTCTTCTAAACGCTTTTGTTCTTGTTGTTTTTGTGCTTCAAGTTCTTTTAATCGCTTTTGTTCAGCCAGTGATTTTTCTTCTAACTGCTTTGCTTGCACAATCTTTTGATTTTCTTGCGCTTTAATGTTCGCAAGTTGTTGTTCAATAATTTTTGAATCAACTGTATAAGTATTCATTGGTTGAATAACTTCAACGGGTAATTCTGCTGGAAGTTTATTGTTTTGGGCATCGACATTGTGAACCATAATTTCTGACGAATGTTCCCACTGATTGACCACAAGCCAGCCTAGAACAACATGAAGGATAAAGGCAAGCGTGACAGACAAAGGATGTCTTTTAATGAAATCAATCATTTTTAAGCTCCTGCCCCAATTAATGAATCCATAGATACGGGCTCTGTCATTAGTGACACATTTTCAACCCCATTGCTTTTTAAAACTGTAAAAAGCTGTAAAACTTTTCCATATTTGGCAGCTTGGTCTGCTTGAATATAAAATACTTGCTCGGCATTCAACTGAGAACGAGCAATCACCTCCGCAACCAACAATTCCAACTCTTGGTCACTAATGAAAGTATCAGGCGATTTTGAAGTTTTATAGAGGCCATCAGCCGTAATACTTATCACAAAAGGTTCCACTGTAGGCATTGAATCTGAAGCGTCATCAACAACTGGAGTCTGAGGAAGTTCGACGGTTACGGCCTGTTGAACAATGGGAGCGGTAACCATGAATATAATGAGCAATACTAACGTCACATCAATATAGGGAACGACATTGATTTCTGCCATTAATCGACGTTTGCGACGTTGACTACGAAAATTGTTGGCCATTTTTACAATCCTTATGATAATCCGTTTTCAAACTAGGCTTTTTTATCGTAAAGATGTGCTTGACGCTGCAAAATAGTTAAAAAATTATCTGCAAAATTTTCATACTCATTCATCAACAAATCCACGCGATTACTCAAACGGTTATAGGCAATCACCGCCGGAATTGCAGCAAAAAGACCGATTGCAGTAGCAATCAATGCCTCAGAAATCCCTGGAGCAACCGCGGCTAGAGTTGCGTGTTGTACGTTACCTAATGATTGAAAGGCATGCATTACTCCCCAAACTGTTCCAAACAAGCCAATGTAAGGTGCTGAAGAGCCAACTGTGGCCAAAAAATTCAAATGTTTTTCGAGACGATCATTTTCACGAGAAAAGGCGATTTTAATGGCGCGTTGTGAAGCAGAAACTAAATCAGTAGTATTGGTGACACCTTGATTTTGTAAACGTATAAATTCTCGAAAACCATCTGCAAAAATTAAGGAAAGACCTTTATGGGTGTCACGATTAGACTCCACTTCTTTAAAAAGATTTGTTAGCTCTTGAGAACTCCAAAAATTGGCTTCAAATTGCTCAGCCTGCAAACGTGATTTTCTTAATTCGTTACTTTTGGCAAAGGCAATTGCCCATACAGCTACAGACATCAGTGCCAAAATTAACATGACAGCTTGGACAACTGGACTTGCAGTTAAAACCAATGTCATTAAATCCATTTCTTGCATTGAGCATTCCTCTTTTCTATGACGACATTCTGCTGAACAAAATCCCTACATTTCTATACTGGTTTTCTTATTAGAAATCATTTATACAAAATTAATTGACAAGAACTTTACTCATTCACATCTGATTTTTCAACTTTCAAATGTGAATAAGCACTTGAGGTTGCGACTCGACCTCTTGGCGTTCGTATTAAAAACCCTTCTTGAACCAAAAATGGCTCAATTACATCTTCAATCGTACCGCGTTCTTCGCCTAAGGCTGTAGCTATACTATCAATTCCTACTGGCCGGCCTTCAAATTTATGAATTAAAGTTTCTAAGAACTTCACATCCATTTTATCCAACCCAAGATTATCGACCTCCAAAAGATTTAATGCCAAATTTGCCATTTCTTGGGTAATTATTCCTTCCCCTTTGACCTGGGCATAATCTCGTACTCTGCGCAATAACCGATTGGCAATACGGGGTGTTCCTCTTGAACGCCGGGCAATTTCAAGTGCTCCGGCCTCATCCGCTTCCAATCCTAAAATATTGGCTGAACGCTGGACGATTAAAGAAAGTTCGGTGTGCGAATAAAACTCCAACCGTTGGACGAGACCGAAGCGATCTCGAAGCGGCGAAGTCAAAAGTCCTGCCCGGGTCGTCGCACCAACTAGTGTAAACGGAGGGATATCAATTTTGACACTTTGAGCTGCTGGCCCTTCACCAATGACAATATCAATTTGATAATCTTCCATTGCAGGATAGAGAACTTCTTCAACAATTGGGCTAAGACGATGAATTTCATCAACAAACAGTACATCATGCGGTTCAAGACGAGTGAGAATTGCGGCTAAATCGCCCGGCTTTTCAATGACGGGTCCAGAAGTTTGGCGAAGAGTCACTCCCATCTCTTGCGCAATAATATTAGACAAAGTTGTTTTTCCAAGTCCAGGGGGGCCATAAAGCAAAACATGGTCTAAAGATTCGCCACGCATTTTCGCAGCTTGCATTGACAACATCAATTGATCCCGAACC
Proteins encoded in this window:
- the tolA gene encoding cell envelope integrity protein TolA, which gives rise to MIDFIKRHPLSVTLAFILHVVLGWLVVNQWEHSSEIMVHNVDAQNNKLPAELPVEVIQPMNTYTVDSKIIEQQLANIKAQENQKIVQAKQLEEKSLAEQKRLKELEAQKQQEQKRLEELKKQQALEKKEAEKQKRLAEEKKRQAEQEAKRIAEAKKQAEEEKRKAAEAIKIAEEAKKKAEAQRQKAQEEERLAKEKRLAEEKKRQEEEAKVLAAKKAAEKAEQERIAAEKKAKEAEAARLAEEKRKQALAKELAEKEKERQRLAEEAARAKAQKERDMAEAALQQQLAQEAARQREAERQKQLKSMQQQYVSAIASDVKNHWKTPANISDKAECDLYIVQNMAGEIQSVKVLNCNEHANRQFKVAAEQAVWRAAPLPLAPVNEIFEKEIAFKFKP
- a CDS encoding ExbD/TolR family protein is translated as MANNFRSQRRKRRLMAEINVVPYIDVTLVLLIIFMVTAPIVQQAVTVELPQTPVVDDASDSMPTVEPFVISITADGLYKTSKSPDTFISDQELELLVAEVIARSQLNAEQVFYIQADQAAKYGKVLQLFTVLKSNGVENVSLMTEPVSMDSLIGAGA
- the tolQ gene encoding protein TolQ, which produces MQEMDLMTLVLTASPVVQAVMLILALMSVAVWAIAFAKSNELRKSRLQAEQFEANFWSSQELTNLFKEVESNRDTHKGLSLIFADGFREFIRLQNQGVTNTTDLVSASQRAIKIAFSRENDRLEKHLNFLATVGSSAPYIGLFGTVWGVMHAFQSLGNVQHATLAAVAPGISEALIATAIGLFAAIPAVIAYNRLSNRVDLLMNEYENFADNFLTILQRQAHLYDKKA
- the ruvB gene encoding Holliday junction branch migration DNA helicase RuvB; translation: MIETDRIVGSQEVEDDIYQAPSVRPKQIHEYIGQEAVRDQLMLSMQAAKMRGESLDHVLLYGPPGLGKTTLSNIIAQEMGVTLRQTSGPVIEKPGDLAAILTRLEPHDVLFVDEIHRLSPIVEEVLYPAMEDYQIDIVIGEGPAAQSVKIDIPPFTLVGATTRAGLLTSPLRDRFGLVQRLEFYSHTELSLIVQRSANILGLEADEAGALEIARRSRGTPRIANRLLRRVRDYAQVKGEGIITQEMANLALNLLEVDNLGLDKMDVKFLETLIHKFEGRPVGIDSIATALGEERGTIEDVIEPFLVQEGFLIRTPRGRVATSSAYSHLKVEKSDVNE